The following are encoded in a window of Acropora muricata isolate sample 2 chromosome 6, ASM3666990v1, whole genome shotgun sequence genomic DNA:
- the LOC136920970 gene encoding very long chain fatty acid elongase 7-like, producing the protein MALTNITTTAQSLVDTWQSYLENGDPKTADWPLVASPWPTVSFVAAYLFIVKVGPKIMEKRKAYDLREVLIVYNFALVLLSAWMAYELVASAMDIPNFNYLCQSVPYIRGDEKQNRLARAVYIYWLSKFVEALETIFFILRKKNSQVSFLHVYHHTTMFILGWAGAKWLPGEYGPEQRTDRPRYRQTLSKIKIKGMRPSLFRKTDFAFISVINQLIFFSSFAGGVTFFGGACNSFVHVVMYAYYGLSAIGPQMRPYLWWKRYITRIQLIQFLILLIYMANALRMNCFGGFPEAMTVYFTAAFTFVLAFLFGNFYIQAYLKKNEVSPHNSKKAK; encoded by the exons ATGGCTCTGACTAATATAACAACCACTGCACAAAGTTTGGTGGATACATGGCAATCTTATTTGGAGAACGGCG ATCCAAAGACGGCAGACTGGCCATTGGTAGCCAGCCCTTGGCCTACAGTATCTTTTGTGGCCGCGTATCTCTTCATTGTCAAAGTTGGACCAAAAATCATGGAGAAAAGGAAAGCATACGATCTCAGAGAGGTGCTGATTGTTTACAACTTTGCTCTTGTACTTCTGTCAGCTTGGATGGCGTACGAG TTGGTCGCATCAGCCATGGATATTCCGAACTTCAATTATCTGTGTCAATCAGTACCATACATCCGGGGTGACGAGAAACAAAATAGG CTTGCCCGTGCCGTTTACATCTACTGGCTTTCGAAGTTTGTGGAAGCTCTGGAGACA attTTCTTTATTCTTCGCAAAAAGAACAGCCAGGTCTCGTTTTTACACGTGTATCACCATACAACTATGTTTATCCTAGGCTGGGCAGGGGCCAAATGGTTGCCTGGTGAGTACGGACCGGAGCAAAGGACAGATAGGCCGCG GTACAGACAAACActttcaaaaatcaaaatcaaaggAATGCGTCCTTCTCTTTTTCGGAAGACtgattttgctttcatttctgttattaatcaattaatttttttttcatcttttgcagGAGGTGTTA CGTTCTTTGGTGGAGCATGTAACAGTTTTGTGCACGTGGTGATGTATGCTTATTATGGTCTGTCGGCTATTGGTCCTCAAATGCGTCCCTACTTATGGTGGAAGCGTTACATCACGAGGATTCAACTG ATCCAGTTTCTGATTCTTCTTATCTACATGGCCAATGCCCTTCGAATGAACTGCTTTGGTGGTTTTCCAGAGGCCAtgactgtttattttactgcggcttttacctttgttttagCTTTCTTGTTCGGCAACTTCTACATCCAAGCATATCTCAAGAAAAATGAGGTCAGTCCTCATAACAGCAAGAAAGCCAAGTAA
- the LOC136920971 gene encoding very long chain fatty acid elongase 4-like: protein MTSVQRILQYYQWAMESGDPKTADWPLVATPWPTVAFLAAYLFIVKVGPKIMENRRAYNLREVLIVYNFAIVLLSAYMMYEVIASVLDIPNFNYLCEHIHYVRGDPKQTRLARAVYIFWMSKFVESFDTVFFILRKKNNQVTFLHVYHHASMCFLWWMVSKYLPGKRGGRGYERRSLTWFGTAMNCFVHVVMYAYYGLAAIGPQMQPYLWWKAHITKLQLTQFVILMAYGIYTLKTNCVVDFFPLVFLYMHLSFIISLFILFSNFYIQSYLKKNKASRNSREKKID from the exons ATGACTTCTGTGCAACGTATACTGCAGTACTATCAGTGGGCTATGGAGAGCGGCG ATCCAAAGACGGCAGACTGGCCATTGGTAGCCACTCCTTGGCCAACTGTCGCTTTTTTGGCCGCGTATCTCTTCATTGTCAAAGTTGGACCAAAAATCATGGAGAACAGGAGAGCATACAATCTCAGAGAGGTGTTGATTGTCTACAACTTTGCCATTGTGCTTTTGTCGGCTTATATGATGTACGAG GTCATAGCGTCGGTGCTGGATATTCCCAACTTTAATTACTTGTGTGAACATATACACTATGTCCGTGGTGACCCAAAACAAACAAGG CTTGCCCGCGCTGTTTACATTTTTTGGATGTCGAAGTTTGTGGAATCCTTTGACACG GTTTTCTTCATTCTCCGCAAGAAAAACAATCAAGTGACGTTTTTACACGTGTATCATCATGCTAGTATGTGTTTTTTATGGTGGATGGTTAGCAAATACCTACCAGGTAAGAGGGGAGGCAGGGGATACGAGAGGA gatcGTTAA CTTGGTTTGGAACAGCCATGAATTGTTTTGTTCATGTGGTGATGTATGCATATTATGGTCTGGCAGCTATTGGTCCTCAAATGCAGCCGTATTTGTGGTGGAAGGCTCACATCACCAAACTTCAGCTA acccAGTTTGTGATACTTATGGCTTATGGCATATACACCTTAAAAACTAATTGTGTGGTGGATTTTTTTCCACTGGTCTTTTTGTATATGCATTTGTCCTTTATCATCAGCTTATTTATACTGTTTAGTAACTTTTATATCCAGTCTTATCTAAAGAAAAATAAGGCCAGTAGAAACAGTAGGGAGAAGAAAATCGACTAG